The Amycolatopsis jiangsuensis nucleotide sequence CGCCGCGGTGCAGTCGGCGTTCAACATCGCCAACTCGATCGGCGCCTACCTCGGCGGCCTGGTCATCGCCGGCGGCCTCGGCCTGCTGGCGCCCAACTGGGTCGGCGCGATGCTGGCCGTGCTCGGGGTGTCCATCGCCGCGGTGTCCGGCCTGCTGGACCGGCGCGAGGCCGCGCGCGAACGGAGCGGGGAGGACCTCGCGCTGATGACCTCCTGAGTCCCTCGTGACTCAGGAGGCCTCAGGAGGCCTCAGCCGAAGGGGCCGCCCGTGATGGTGAGGGCGATGTAGAGCACGGCGGCGCACAGTGCGCCGTAGGTGAGCAGGTCGACGACCTTGCCGCGGATCGCGAGCAGCCCCGCCTTCTCGACCGGCAGCACCGCCCGGAGCAGGCCGGCCACGAGCAGTGCCACGCCGACGAGCACGGCGCCCTCCC carries:
- a CDS encoding DUF3017 domain-containing protein, coding for MAMPGERQRGGRAWTVHVPFAVVLLLLLAAVERAFQYHWREGAVLVGVALLVAGLLRAVLPVEKAGLLAIRGKVVDLLTYGALCAAVLYIALTITGGPFG